A single window of Sebastes umbrosus isolate fSebUmb1 chromosome 16, fSebUmb1.pri, whole genome shotgun sequence DNA harbors:
- the LOC119474862 gene encoding uncharacterized protein C14orf132 isoform X2: MDLSFMAAQIPVMTGAFMDSSPNDDYSGEHSLFNSSASVHAAASAASVHGQQDESQSMSSDAIWLWIAIIATIGNIVVVGVVYACTF, translated from the coding sequence ATCCCAGTTATGACGGGAGCCTTCATGGACTCCTCGCCCAACGACGACTACAGCGGCGAGCACTCGCTCTTCAACTCCTCGGCCAGCGTCCACGCCGCCGCCTCTGCCGCCTCGGTACACGGCCAGCAGGACGAGTCGCAGTCCATGTCCAGCGATGCCATCTGGCTCTGGATCGCCATCATCGCCACCATTGGAAACATTGTGGTGGTTGGCGTTGTCTACGCCTGCACTTTCTGA